One genomic region from Chrysemys picta bellii isolate R12L10 chromosome 18, ASM1138683v2, whole genome shotgun sequence encodes:
- the ATP6V1G1 gene encoding V-type proton ATPase subunit G 1, producing the protein MASQSQGIQQLLQAEKRAAEKVAEARKRKNRRLKQAKEEAQEEIEQYRLQREKEFKAKEAAALGSHGSCTTEVEKETQVKMSAIQGNFQTNREEVLNNLLKFVYDIKPEIHVNYRING; encoded by the exons ATGGCGAGCCAGTCGCAGGGcatccagcagctgctgcaggccgAGAAGCGCGCCGCCGAGAAGGTGGCCGAGGCCCGCAAGC GAAAGAACCGGCGGCTGAAGCAGGCGAAAGAAGAGGCCCAGGAAGAGATTGAGCAGTACCGCCTCCAGAGGGAGAAGGAGTTCAAAGCCAAGGAAGCAGCT GCTCTTGGGTCTCACGGCAGCTGCACCACAGAAGTCGAGAAGGAGACCCAGGTGAAGATGAGCGCAATCCAGGGCAACTTCCAGACGAACAGGGAGGAAGTGCTGAATAACTTGCTGAAGTTTGTGTACGACATCAAACCGGAAATCCATGTGAATTACCGCATCAACggctag